From the genome of Vibrio navarrensis, one region includes:
- a CDS encoding ROK family protein has product MKLGLSVDSEWIWGVLIDNDGQPRYRNQLKTPLSAQQTAEVITSVALSMQRMFGPLTLVGINLMPDCWQGALSNAKEVLTDWLTTHLSVPCQLFNPAVIALAQIPNLPQGNVLSAVLDDGCELYVTDQLCRREPYRNVLDLGWAHKPLKGYQSLIDGLTPLCNCGSDECIRQYLSRKGIERQYHQLSLQHRTARDIVFGVDDNHAWSTRIYRIWVDQLARALSDAVCRFQPKLLVLSGSLILHPDLALTLKSTLSRYCQFDALPEILCLHNDEYRFAEGAVSMCTVNCAQPSTFTA; this is encoded by the coding sequence ATGAAGCTGGGTCTTTCTGTCGATTCAGAATGGATCTGGGGGGTGCTCATCGATAACGATGGGCAACCCCGTTATCGCAATCAGCTCAAAACGCCACTCAGCGCGCAACAAACCGCTGAGGTCATCACCAGCGTGGCGCTGAGCATGCAGCGCATGTTTGGCCCACTGACACTGGTTGGTATCAATCTCATGCCCGATTGCTGGCAAGGCGCACTCTCCAATGCCAAAGAGGTCTTGACCGATTGGCTGACAACGCACCTCTCGGTGCCCTGCCAGTTGTTTAATCCAGCGGTGATCGCCTTAGCGCAAATTCCAAACCTGCCGCAAGGCAACGTTTTAAGCGCGGTATTGGATGACGGCTGCGAGCTGTACGTTACCGATCAACTTTGCCGACGCGAACCGTATCGTAACGTGCTCGATTTAGGCTGGGCGCACAAACCGCTCAAAGGGTATCAAAGCTTAATTGACGGGCTGACACCGCTGTGCAACTGCGGCAGTGATGAGTGCATTCGTCAATATTTGTCACGTAAGGGGATTGAGCGCCAATATCATCAACTCTCTTTGCAACATCGCACCGCGCGCGACATCGTCTTTGGTGTTGATGACAACCACGCTTGGTCAACGCGCATTTATCGCATCTGGGTCGATCAGCTCGCCAGAGCGCTCTCCGATGCGGTGTGTCGCTTCCAACCTAAGCTGCTGGTCTTAAGTGGCAGCTTGATCTTGCACCCTGATCTCGCCTTAACGCTTAAAAGCACTTTAAGCCGCTACTGCCAATTTGACGCCCTGCCGGAAATTTTATGTTTGCACAACGATGAGTATCGTTTTGCCGAGGGCGCCGTCTCGATGTGCACCGTAAATTGTGCACAACCATCTACATTCACTGCATGA